In Mycolicibacterium phocaicum, one DNA window encodes the following:
- a CDS encoding ATP-grasp fold amidoligase family protein has protein sequence MALKYRKTPAWLVPARRWMIDMIPKRLMRRVLYRTVMGATGNFADPQTFNEKVNWRILHDRRDRIVKACDKMWMKEMAREAYPGADLRIAKTLWSGTELRHAPDLATLPPWVLKPNHSSGHAIFGPDSAVNLPELLRNTETWLHDTPMELGEWGYSQARPLLLIEERIPTPDGKPPTDYKFFVFDGRIELIQVNRGRFGKNLTATFLDAEWRQFPVRQGDRLVVDEPRPQELDKMSDIARVLGAGWDFIRIDLYAVDGDVWFGEYTPYPGSGLLPYKPMSFDLEQGMLWKLPTLDEVRPGRP, from the coding sequence ATGGCGCTCAAGTATAGAAAGACGCCGGCTTGGCTGGTGCCCGCTCGCCGCTGGATGATTGACATGATTCCGAAGCGTCTGATGCGCCGCGTGTTGTATCGGACGGTGATGGGGGCTACCGGCAACTTCGCTGATCCGCAGACCTTCAACGAGAAGGTGAACTGGCGCATCCTGCACGACAGGCGGGATCGAATCGTCAAGGCCTGCGACAAGATGTGGATGAAGGAGATGGCACGGGAGGCGTACCCGGGCGCGGATTTACGCATCGCGAAAACCTTGTGGTCGGGCACCGAGCTTCGGCACGCCCCCGATCTGGCGACGCTGCCGCCGTGGGTCCTCAAACCCAACCACAGCAGCGGGCATGCGATTTTCGGTCCGGATTCGGCCGTGAATCTGCCTGAGCTCCTTAGGAACACGGAAACTTGGCTGCACGACACGCCGATGGAGCTGGGGGAGTGGGGCTACAGCCAAGCCCGTCCATTGCTGCTCATTGAGGAGCGCATTCCGACACCGGACGGCAAGCCGCCGACCGACTACAAGTTTTTCGTCTTCGACGGCCGGATTGAGCTGATTCAGGTCAATCGAGGCCGATTCGGCAAGAATCTCACCGCCACCTTCCTGGACGCAGAGTGGCGACAGTTTCCGGTGCGCCAAGGTGACCGACTGGTCGTCGATGAGCCGCGACCCCAGGAGCTGGACAAGATGTCCGATATCGCCCGTGTCCTGGGCGCGGGCTGGGATTTCATTCGCATTGACCTCTACGCGGTCGATGGCGATGTGTGGTTCGGGGAATACACGCCGTATCCCGGCAGTGGACTGTTGCCCTACAAGCCCATGAGTTTCGATCTTGAGCAGGGCATGCTCTGGAAATTGCCGACGCTGGACGAAGTTCGGCCCGGTCGCCCGTAG